One segment of Pleomorphomonas sp. PLEO DNA contains the following:
- a CDS encoding ABC transporter ATP-binding protein, whose translation MSALIELNGIKKSFAFRKGLLQRVVGEVKAIDDVSLSIERGRTLGLVGESGCGKSTLARIVVGLYPPSAGEILFEGKQIAGPDMGVAPEYSRRIQIIFQDPYSSLDPRLPVGDSIAEGLVIHGIGDTASRRKAVLDMLALVGLPPQAADRYPHEFSGGQRQRIGIARALILEPEFLVCDEPTSALDVSVQAQILNLLKQLKAQFNLSMMFISHNLAVVRHIADDVMVMYLGHAVEVAPVRDLFETPRHPYTRALLSATPIADPDRRGERIKLVGEIPSPLNPPSGCPFHPRCSLANDRCKTEVPAMMVAGNARVACHAVEEGRTLAHAQA comes from the coding sequence ATGAGCGCTCTCATCGAACTCAACGGCATCAAGAAGAGCTTCGCCTTTCGCAAGGGGCTCCTGCAGCGCGTCGTCGGCGAGGTGAAAGCCATCGACGACGTCAGCCTCAGTATTGAGCGTGGCCGCACGCTCGGCCTTGTCGGCGAAAGCGGCTGCGGCAAATCGACGCTGGCGCGGATCGTCGTTGGCCTCTATCCGCCCAGCGCCGGTGAAATTCTCTTCGAAGGCAAGCAGATCGCCGGTCCGGACATGGGCGTCGCCCCCGAATATAGCCGACGCATCCAAATCATCTTCCAGGACCCCTATTCATCGCTCGATCCCCGCCTGCCGGTTGGCGACTCCATTGCCGAAGGCCTGGTCATCCACGGCATCGGCGACACCGCCAGCCGGCGCAAGGCGGTTCTCGACATGCTGGCGCTGGTGGGACTGCCGCCACAGGCCGCCGACCGCTACCCGCACGAGTTCTCCGGCGGTCAGCGCCAGCGCATCGGCATAGCCCGGGCGCTGATCCTCGAACCGGAATTCCTGGTGTGCGACGAGCCGACGTCGGCGCTCGACGTTTCGGTACAGGCACAGATCCTGAACCTGTTGAAGCAACTCAAGGCGCAGTTCAACCTGTCGATGATGTTCATTTCGCACAACCTGGCCGTCGTCAGGCATATCGCCGACGACGTCATGGTCATGTATCTCGGCCATGCCGTCGAAGTGGCGCCAGTGCGGGACCTGTTCGAAACGCCACGCCATCCCTACACGCGGGCGCTGCTATCGGCGACGCCCATCGCCGATCCGGACCGACGGGGCGAACGGATCAAGCTGGTAGGCGAAATCCCCTCGCCGCTCAACCCGCCATCCGGCTGCCCCTTCCACCCGCGCTGTAGCTTGGCTAACGACCGCTGCAAGACCGAGGTGCCCGCCATGATGGTCGCCGGCAACGCCCGTGTTGCCTGCCATGCCGTCGAGGAAGGTCGAACCCTCGCTCACGCGCAAGCGTGA
- the xdhC gene encoding xanthine dehydrogenase accessory protein XdhC, which produces MRALFATLIRLVERDGSAALVTVSATHGSAPREAGARVVVARGGAISGTIGGGRLEHEAIQRALQLMEAGRDATELMRLALGPSLGQCCGGDVTLVVEVFGRSRLDQLGDLARAEARGPFQTLSQLVDGVPMVRAINEGQPAGNTVLLKEDGTLLESFGSPLRDLLLFGAGHVGKALVLALAPLPFSVRWIDSRPEMFPNLPFANLNCVVSDQPAAEAARAPDGAFVIIMTHDHGLDLNILDAALRLNRLPYVGLIGSATKRTRFEHRLKALGHSEAHARSFVCPIGIPGILSKEPAVIAASVAADLLLQDQKVRDMADQFVA; this is translated from the coding sequence ATGCGGGCGCTCTTTGCCACACTTATTCGTCTTGTCGAACGCGATGGCTCGGCCGCGCTGGTGACAGTTTCTGCGACACACGGATCTGCGCCGCGCGAAGCCGGTGCGCGTGTCGTTGTGGCGCGCGGCGGCGCCATCTCAGGCACAATCGGCGGCGGACGCCTAGAGCACGAGGCGATCCAGCGCGCCCTACAACTCATGGAAGCCGGGCGCGATGCGACCGAGCTGATGCGCTTGGCACTCGGCCCCTCCCTGGGGCAGTGCTGTGGCGGCGATGTGACGTTGGTCGTGGAGGTGTTTGGGCGGAGCCGACTCGATCAGCTGGGAGATCTCGCCAGAGCCGAGGCCAGAGGCCCGTTTCAAACCCTATCCCAGTTGGTCGATGGCGTTCCGATGGTCCGCGCGATCAACGAAGGGCAACCAGCTGGCAATACCGTTCTTCTCAAGGAAGACGGTACGCTCCTGGAAAGCTTTGGCAGCCCGTTGCGTGACCTCCTGCTGTTCGGGGCAGGTCACGTCGGTAAGGCATTGGTGCTGGCGTTGGCCCCGCTGCCATTCAGTGTTCGCTGGATCGACAGCCGTCCGGAGATGTTCCCGAACCTGCCCTTCGCCAATCTTAACTGCGTGGTCAGCGACCAGCCCGCCGCCGAAGCCGCGCGAGCTCCCGATGGGGCATTCGTGATCATCATGACGCATGATCACGGTCTCGATCTCAATATCCTGGACGCCGCCCTGCGTTTGAACCGTCTGCCTTATGTCGGCCTCATCGGCAGCGCCACCAAGCGCACTCGGTTTGAACATCGGCTAAAGGCGCTCGGCCATTCCGAAGCGCACGCCAGATCCTTCGTTTGTCCGATCGGCATTCCCGGCATCTTGTCAAAAGAGCCGGCGGTAATCGCTGCCAGCGTCGCAGCGGATCTGTTGCTGCAGGATCAGAAGGTCAGGGATATGGCCGATCAATTCGTCGCGTGA
- a CDS encoding PLP-dependent transferase, with protein sequence MSNGLELFDELGLIATHDERNAFDAVVPPIVQTSLFTFSSYDEMIATYRGEVVRPVYSRGLNPTVRAFEETLAKLEGGEDALGFASGMGAIAATVLTFVKPGDRIVAVRNVYPDAYRLFGTILKRMQIEVTYVDGLDEAAVEKALPGAKLIYLESPTSWVMEAHDVGALASLARRHGALSVIDNSWASPIFQRPLGLGVDLVLHSASKYLSGHSDVVAGVVAGPKTLIDRIRGESLPYLGAKLSPFDAWLLIRGMRTLAIRMKAHESSALEIARRLAAHENVASVNHPGLGNALPPGLVGTSGLFSFAFREGIDLRAFCDHLRLFKLGVSWGGHESLVVPGEVVLAQKAMPNSAQEFGLDPRSVRLHVGLEGTEALWSDLKSAIDAARIA encoded by the coding sequence ATGAGCAATGGTTTGGAGCTGTTCGACGAGCTGGGACTGATTGCGACCCATGACGAACGCAACGCCTTTGACGCTGTCGTCCCGCCCATCGTCCAGACGTCGCTTTTTACGTTCTCAAGTTATGACGAGATGATCGCCACCTATCGCGGCGAGGTCGTTCGACCGGTGTATTCGCGAGGACTCAATCCTACCGTGCGCGCCTTCGAGGAGACGCTGGCCAAGCTTGAGGGGGGCGAGGACGCACTGGGATTTGCCAGCGGCATGGGAGCGATCGCCGCGACCGTACTGACCTTCGTCAAACCTGGCGATCGCATCGTTGCCGTGCGTAACGTCTATCCCGATGCCTATCGACTGTTCGGCACGATCCTGAAGCGGATGCAGATCGAGGTCACCTACGTCGACGGCCTCGACGAGGCGGCGGTGGAAAAGGCCCTTCCAGGGGCCAAGCTCATCTATCTTGAAAGCCCGACCAGTTGGGTGATGGAAGCCCATGACGTCGGCGCGCTGGCGTCCCTGGCTCGGCGGCATGGCGCGCTGTCGGTCATCGACAATAGCTGGGCGAGCCCGATCTTCCAGCGTCCGCTCGGCCTCGGGGTCGATCTGGTGCTGCATTCGGCGTCGAAATATCTCAGCGGTCACAGTGATGTTGTGGCCGGCGTGGTGGCCGGACCAAAAACGCTTATCGACCGCATCCGTGGCGAGAGTCTGCCGTATCTGGGAGCCAAACTGTCGCCATTCGATGCCTGGCTGTTGATCCGCGGCATGCGCACGCTGGCCATCCGCATGAAGGCCCATGAAAGCTCCGCGCTTGAGATTGCCCGCCGGCTCGCCGCCCATGAAAACGTCGCCAGCGTCAACCATCCCGGTCTCGGCAACGCATTGCCTCCCGGGCTCGTCGGCACCTCCGGCCTGTTCTCTTTCGCGTTCCGCGAGGGCATCGACCTCCGCGCATTCTGCGACCACCTGCGCTTGTTCAAGCTCGGCGTCAGCTGGGGTGGCCACGAGAGTCTGGTTGTTCCCGGCGAGGTGGTGCTGGCGCAAAAGGCCATGCCCAATTCGGCGCAGGAGTTTGGCCTCGACCCGCGCTCCGTTCGTCTGCATGTCGGTCTCGAAGGAACCGAGGCGCTGTGGAGTGATCTCAAATCGGCAATCGACGCCGCTCGGATCGCTTGA
- a CDS encoding ABC transporter substrate-binding protein: MVSMTALLAGPAYSFEGKSVAASDCSYGGKIKSIVATDEHTVTFSMCSPDPAFEAKAAFVSFGIEPSEHIEKDGPKKALLDKPIGTGPFKLDAWNRGDSIVMSRNDNYWGDKPSYKTLVIRWNQSGAGRLNELRAGTADIVANLSPEDFDGVKNDPDLQFLPLASPNTLYLGMVNTVKPFDDVKVRQAIAMGVDRQRIVENFFPEGSEVASHFTPCSLPNGCSGEDWYKFDPAAAKKLLAEAGYPDGFKTKIYYRDVFRTYLPEPSAVAVEFQTQLKQNLGIDVEVTPMESGEFISRANSGSLDGFYLLGWGADYPHITNFLDYHFASTNKQFGKPFAEIYDVLNKAGTIADVKTVEPLYTEANNSIKNLVPTIPIAHGAAAFGARATLKNASLRPFGAPRLQDMVPDKDSLVFMQSAEPISLYCADETDGESLYACTPIIEALLDYAKDSGAIVPSLAKSCEANGDSTVWTCHLREGVKFTDGSDFDANDVVVSWAAGIDAANAAHVGNTGSFDYFSSLWGSLMNVKK; encoded by the coding sequence ATGGTCTCCATGACCGCTCTGCTCGCTGGTCCCGCATATAGTTTCGAAGGCAAGAGCGTCGCGGCGTCTGACTGTAGCTATGGTGGCAAGATCAAATCGATCGTTGCCACCGATGAGCACACTGTGACCTTCTCCATGTGCTCTCCAGATCCCGCGTTCGAAGCGAAGGCCGCCTTCGTTTCGTTCGGTATCGAGCCTTCCGAACACATTGAAAAGGATGGCCCCAAGAAGGCCTTGCTCGACAAACCGATCGGCACGGGCCCGTTCAAGCTCGACGCTTGGAACCGTGGCGACTCGATCGTCATGAGCCGCAACGACAACTATTGGGGCGACAAGCCCTCCTACAAGACGCTGGTGATCCGCTGGAATCAGTCGGGAGCCGGCCGTCTGAACGAGCTGCGCGCCGGCACGGCCGACATTGTCGCCAACCTCAGCCCCGAAGACTTCGATGGCGTCAAGAACGACCCCGATCTCCAGTTCCTGCCGCTTGCCAGCCCGAACACGCTCTACCTCGGCATGGTCAATACGGTGAAGCCGTTTGACGACGTCAAGGTTCGTCAGGCCATCGCCATGGGCGTCGACCGGCAACGCATCGTCGAAAATTTCTTCCCCGAAGGTTCAGAAGTCGCCTCGCATTTCACGCCGTGCTCGCTGCCCAACGGTTGCAGCGGTGAGGATTGGTACAAGTTCGATCCGGCGGCTGCCAAGAAGCTCTTGGCCGAAGCGGGCTATCCCGATGGCTTCAAGACCAAGATCTACTATCGCGACGTGTTCCGCACCTATCTGCCGGAACCGAGCGCCGTGGCGGTCGAGTTCCAGACCCAGCTGAAGCAGAACCTCGGCATCGACGTCGAAGTGACGCCCATGGAATCGGGCGAGTTCATCAGCCGGGCCAACTCGGGCAGCCTCGACGGCTTCTACCTGCTCGGCTGGGGCGCGGACTATCCGCACATCACCAACTTCCTCGACTACCACTTCGCCAGCACCAACAAGCAGTTCGGCAAACCCTTCGCCGAAATCTACGACGTGCTGAACAAGGCGGGCACCATCGCCGACGTCAAGACGGTCGAGCCGCTCTACACCGAGGCCAACAACTCCATCAAGAATTTGGTTCCGACCATTCCGATCGCCCACGGCGCTGCTGCTTTCGGCGCTCGCGCCACGCTGAAGAACGCATCGCTGCGTCCGTTCGGTGCGCCGCGGCTGCAGGATATGGTCCCCGACAAGGATTCGCTGGTGTTCATGCAGAGCGCCGAGCCGATCAGCCTCTACTGTGCCGACGAGACCGACGGTGAATCGCTCTACGCTTGTACGCCGATCATCGAGGCCCTTCTCGACTACGCAAAGGACAGCGGTGCCATCGTTCCGAGCCTGGCCAAAAGCTGCGAAGCCAACGGCGACTCAACGGTGTGGACCTGCCATCTTCGCGAAGGCGTGAAGTTCACCGACGGCAGCGACTTCGATGCCAACGACGTCGTCGTCTCCTGGGCGGCCGGCATCGACGCCGCCAACGCCGCCCATGTCGGCAACACCGGCTCGTTCGACTACTTCTCCAGCCTCTGGGGAAGCCTTATGAACGTCAAGAAGTAA
- a CDS encoding ABC transporter ATP-binding protein has translation MASPILDVSELAVEFATRAGTARAVDGVSLSITAGETLCIVGESGCGKSITALSIMGLVPYPGRVTAGEIRLNGADLRQMSAAELGKVRGDRVSMIFQDPSSSLNPVHTVGRQIAEVYMLHRNMGRREAEAAAMKMLAAVGIPDPARRMKAYPHEMSGGMAQRVMIAMALACQPEVLIADEPTTALDVTIQAQILDLMRDLQRDFGTAIVLITHDLGVVAEMADHVAVMYAGQIVEFADVRTLFKSPRHPYTQALLRSVPVIGAMTDMLEVIDGRVPQLTQLPDGCLFAPRCTVRRTLDDPRCTSEVPPLAEVNAGHNCRCWRPATEPLASKETPPA, from the coding sequence ATGGCAAGTCCGATCCTCGACGTCAGCGAGCTGGCGGTGGAGTTCGCCACACGCGCTGGTACGGCCCGCGCGGTCGACGGCGTCTCGCTCAGCATCACCGCCGGCGAGACCCTCTGCATTGTCGGCGAGAGTGGCTGCGGCAAATCGATCACCGCGCTCAGCATCATGGGATTGGTTCCCTACCCTGGCCGGGTGACGGCGGGCGAAATCCGCCTCAATGGCGCGGATCTGCGCCAGATGTCGGCGGCAGAACTCGGCAAGGTGCGCGGCGATCGCGTGTCGATGATCTTTCAGGACCCGTCGTCGTCGCTCAATCCGGTGCATACCGTCGGCCGGCAGATCGCCGAAGTCTACATGCTGCACCGGAACATGGGGCGGCGCGAGGCGGAAGCGGCTGCGATGAAGATGCTAGCCGCCGTCGGCATCCCCGATCCGGCCCGCCGCATGAAAGCCTACCCGCACGAAATGTCGGGCGGCATGGCGCAGCGGGTGATGATCGCCATGGCGCTCGCCTGCCAGCCGGAGGTGCTGATCGCCGACGAGCCGACCACGGCTCTCGACGTCACCATTCAGGCTCAGATCCTCGACCTGATGCGCGACCTGCAACGCGACTTCGGCACCGCCATAGTACTGATCACCCATGACCTCGGGGTCGTGGCGGAAATGGCCGACCATGTCGCGGTGATGTACGCCGGCCAGATCGTCGAGTTCGCCGATGTGAGAACGCTGTTCAAGTCGCCACGCCATCCCTACACACAGGCGCTGCTCCGCTCGGTACCGGTGATCGGAGCGATGACCGATATGCTGGAAGTGATCGACGGGCGGGTTCCGCAACTGACGCAACTGCCCGACGGCTGCCTGTTCGCGCCGCGTTGCACGGTACGGCGGACACTCGACGATCCCCGCTGTACCAGCGAGGTACCGCCGCTTGCCGAAGTGAACGCAGGACACAACTGCCGCTGCTGGCGCCCCGCGACCGAGCCCCTCGCCTCCAAGGAGACGCCGCCCGCATGA
- a CDS encoding ABC transporter permease: MLGYAAKRVLVSIPVIFGILVVTFALARLIPGDPCKAMLGDKVSPETCLAFAERYGLNKPLLSQFLIYVTDIFHGNFGNSIRFSRPVSQIIVERLPMTAELAFMALIVASVVGIGLGILAARRHNSATDVGTMVVANVGISMPVFWLGLMLAYLFGVMLRGTPFWLPPSGRLSAGMSSVPFYEAWHWEIAAGSSWARVLEFFSNFYILNALITGNWPVFWDALRHMVLPVIALSTIPMAVIARMTRSSLLDVLGRDYIRTARAKGVLDRDVVRKHALGNAMLPVVTILGLQMGALLSGAVLTETVFGLAGVGRMLVEAIFARDYPVVQAFTVMIAVSYVAINLLVDLSYTYLDPRIRPQ, from the coding sequence ATGCTCGGATACGCTGCCAAACGCGTCCTGGTTTCTATACCGGTCATTTTCGGCATTCTTGTCGTGACGTTCGCGCTCGCCAGACTCATTCCTGGCGACCCATGCAAGGCGATGCTCGGCGACAAGGTCTCACCGGAAACCTGCCTTGCCTTTGCCGAACGCTACGGCCTCAACAAGCCGCTGCTGAGCCAGTTCCTCATCTACGTCACCGACATATTTCACGGCAATTTCGGCAATTCCATCCGGTTTTCCCGTCCGGTGTCGCAAATCATCGTCGAGCGGCTGCCGATGACTGCCGAATTGGCGTTCATGGCGCTAATCGTCGCCTCGGTGGTGGGTATCGGTCTCGGCATCCTCGCTGCCCGCCGGCACAACTCGGCAACCGATGTGGGGACTATGGTCGTCGCCAACGTCGGCATTTCCATGCCGGTTTTCTGGCTGGGCCTGATGCTCGCCTATCTGTTCGGCGTCATGCTGCGCGGCACTCCCTTCTGGTTGCCACCGTCCGGGCGCCTGTCGGCCGGAATGTCCTCGGTGCCGTTCTATGAGGCTTGGCACTGGGAAATCGCCGCCGGAAGCAGTTGGGCGCGCGTTCTGGAGTTCTTCTCAAACTTCTACATTCTCAACGCCCTCATTACCGGCAACTGGCCCGTGTTTTGGGATGCGTTGCGTCACATGGTTCTGCCTGTGATTGCGCTGTCGACCATTCCGATGGCCGTCATAGCTCGCATGACCCGGTCGTCGCTGCTCGACGTATTGGGCCGCGACTACATCCGCACAGCCAGAGCAAAGGGCGTGCTCGACCGTGACGTCGTGCGCAAGCACGCCCTCGGCAACGCCATGCTGCCAGTGGTCACCATTCTCGGTCTGCAAATGGGCGCGCTGCTGAGCGGCGCGGTCCTCACCGAGACTGTGTTCGGCCTTGCCGGCGTCGGCCGCATGCTCGTCGAGGCGATCTTTGCCCGCGACTATCCGGTGGTGCAGGCGTTCACGGTCATGATCGCGGTGTCCTATGTGGCCATCAACCTGCTCGTCGACCTCTCCTACACCTATCTCGATCCCCGTATCAGGCCTCAATAG
- a CDS encoding M20/M25/M40 family metallo-hydrolase, producing the protein MTDIDAVLARADANLPSSLDTLFELVRIKSISTDPAYRADCREAAAYLVRHLADIGFKASVRETDGNPVVVAHHEGMAPNCPHVLFYGHYDVQPVDPLELWTHDPFEPAIRDAGNGRKIITGRGTSDDKGQLLTFLEAVRAYKEVRGTLPIRLTVLFEGEEESGSPSLRPFLLANAEELRADFAMVCDTSMWDAETPAICASLRGLVGEEVIITAADRDLHSGGYGGAAANPIHILSDILAGLHDRTGAVTLPGFYDGVEEVPGAIKADWQRLEETSPGFLTDIGLSRLSGEQGRSRLELIWARPTAEINGISGGYAGDGFKTVIASKATAKVSFRLVGSQDPLKIRESFRAYSRSKVPEDCKVEFASHGASPGIQLPYDSPVLDKARAALSHEWPKPAIVVGGGGSIPVVGDFRSILGMDSLLTGFSLADDRVHSPNEKYDLASFHKGIRSWVRIIDAVGAK; encoded by the coding sequence ATGACCGATATCGATGCCGTGCTGGCACGCGCCGATGCGAACCTGCCGTCCAGCCTCGACACGCTGTTCGAACTCGTTAGGATAAAGTCGATTTCTACCGATCCCGCCTATAGGGCAGATTGTCGCGAGGCGGCGGCCTATCTCGTCCGCCATCTCGCCGACATCGGCTTTAAGGCCTCGGTGCGCGAAACCGACGGCAATCCAGTCGTTGTCGCCCATCATGAGGGTATGGCCCCCAACTGCCCACACGTGCTGTTTTACGGTCATTATGACGTCCAGCCTGTCGATCCGTTGGAGCTTTGGACGCACGATCCCTTCGAACCGGCCATCCGTGATGCCGGCAATGGCCGCAAGATCATTACCGGACGCGGTACCTCCGACGACAAGGGCCAGCTCCTGACCTTCCTGGAAGCCGTCCGCGCCTACAAAGAGGTCAGGGGCACGCTGCCGATCCGGCTGACCGTGCTGTTCGAGGGCGAAGAGGAATCCGGTTCGCCATCTCTGAGACCGTTCCTGCTCGCCAATGCCGAGGAGCTCCGCGCCGATTTCGCCATGGTCTGCGATACGTCGATGTGGGATGCCGAGACGCCGGCAATCTGTGCCAGTCTGCGCGGCCTTGTCGGGGAGGAAGTTATCATTACGGCGGCCGATCGTGATCTGCACTCCGGCGGATACGGTGGCGCCGCAGCCAACCCTATTCATATTCTTTCGGACATTCTGGCTGGCCTTCACGACCGGACAGGGGCCGTGACGCTTCCTGGGTTTTACGATGGCGTGGAGGAGGTCCCTGGGGCGATCAAGGCAGATTGGCAGCGGCTCGAGGAAACTTCGCCGGGGTTTCTGACCGATATCGGTCTGTCGCGGCTTTCCGGCGAACAGGGGCGGTCGCGGCTGGAATTGATCTGGGCTCGGCCAACAGCCGAGATCAACGGTATCAGTGGCGGCTATGCCGGCGATGGTTTCAAGACGGTGATCGCTTCCAAGGCCACTGCCAAGGTGTCGTTTCGCTTGGTCGGCAGCCAAGATCCTCTGAAGATCCGAGAGAGTTTTCGCGCCTATTCGCGGTCGAAGGTGCCGGAAGACTGCAAGGTCGAGTTCGCCTCGCACGGTGCCTCGCCGGGAATCCAGCTCCCCTATGACTCGCCGGTCCTTGATAAGGCGAGGGCGGCCCTGTCGCACGAATGGCCCAAGCCGGCCATCGTGGTGGGCGGAGGCGGTTCCATCCCCGTCGTCGGCGACTTCCGCTCCATCCTTGGCATGGATTCGCTGCTCACCGGTTTCTCCCTTGCCGACGATCGCGTTCATTCGCCCAATGAGAAGTATGATCTCGCCTCGTTCCACAAGGGCATCCGCTCCTGGGTTAGGATCATAGACGCGGTGGGTGCAAAGTAA
- a CDS encoding ABC transporter permease, with product MTRLDTASAVAADAIAEEGLIGDPVPLWKQTWRRLLRKRSGQVGLIILGMLLLIAIAAPVIAPYDPNDVLIGTEHVKRREAPCVHLLGCDVSRPQHIMGIDGNARDVLSRVLHGTRISLMIGLVTVTAALVCGVLFGAVAGFFGGLIDNIIMRVMDVILGFPSLLLAIAIVAVLGPGIVNALLAISVVSMPAYARVTRASVLSVKTLDFVSATRVLGGSRTRILFRRVLPNAITPIVVLATLGIATAILDAAGLSFLGLGAQPPMPEWGTMLGTEKDQVFSAPHLVFFPGIAIMLTVLGFNLLGDGLRDALDPRLNT from the coding sequence ATGACCCGTCTTGATACCGCGTCGGCCGTGGCCGCCGACGCCATCGCCGAAGAAGGCCTGATCGGCGACCCGGTACCGCTGTGGAAACAGACATGGCGCCGCCTGCTGCGCAAACGCTCTGGCCAGGTCGGGCTGATTATCCTCGGCATGCTGCTGTTGATCGCCATCGCCGCCCCGGTTATTGCGCCCTACGACCCGAACGACGTGCTGATCGGCACAGAACACGTCAAGCGTCGCGAAGCGCCATGCGTGCATCTTCTGGGCTGCGACGTCAGCCGCCCGCAGCACATCATGGGAATCGACGGCAATGCGCGCGACGTGCTGTCGCGCGTCCTGCACGGTACGCGGATCAGCCTGATGATCGGTCTCGTCACCGTCACCGCCGCCCTGGTGTGCGGCGTATTGTTCGGCGCGGTCGCCGGCTTTTTCGGGGGGCTTATCGATAACATCATCATGCGTGTCATGGATGTGATCCTCGGCTTTCCGTCACTGCTTCTGGCGATCGCCATCGTCGCCGTGCTGGGGCCAGGCATTGTCAATGCGCTTCTTGCCATATCGGTGGTCTCGATGCCCGCTTATGCCCGCGTCACCAGGGCAAGCGTGCTGTCGGTCAAGACGCTCGATTTCGTCTCGGCGACTCGCGTCCTCGGCGGCAGCCGGACCCGCATTCTGTTCCGGCGTGTGCTGCCCAACGCCATCACCCCGATCGTCGTGCTGGCCACCCTCGGTATCGCCACAGCCATTCTCGATGCAGCAGGCCTCAGCTTCCTCGGTCTCGGCGCCCAGCCACCGATGCCGGAATGGGGCACCATGCTCGGCACCGAAAAGGACCAGGTATTTTCGGCGCCACACCTCGTCTTCTTCCCCGGCATTGCCATCATGCTGACGGTGCTCGGTTTCAATCTGCTTGGCGACGGGCTGCGCGATGCCCTCGACCCACGGCTCAATACGTGA
- a CDS encoding FadR/GntR family transcriptional regulator — protein MLRTDSRVLSDRIQHVAEAMAGFIEHADLKKGDRLPTERELMVALGVGRSTVREVIGRFQALGIVESRRGSGTYLLQPISSQTISMPLLVGTANLRDALLQTLEVRRALEIEASMLAALRRTPEDLEIIAARLDEMEHVHISKGTSGPEDLAFHLAIYDATHNPLFRQLLEQMREAFERFWDKPFDRPDFARRSFPFHRPLFNAIAAQDAVAARRETTEILTVVEEDIKEMSK, from the coding sequence ATGCTGCGGACCGACTCGCGAGTCCTGTCCGATCGTATCCAGCACGTTGCCGAGGCCATGGCGGGTTTCATTGAACATGCTGATCTCAAGAAGGGCGATCGGCTGCCGACCGAGCGTGAGCTGATGGTCGCTCTCGGCGTTGGGCGGTCGACGGTCCGCGAGGTGATCGGTCGCTTCCAGGCGCTCGGCATCGTCGAAAGCCGGCGCGGCAGCGGAACGTATCTTCTACAGCCGATCAGTTCGCAGACCATCTCCATGCCATTGTTGGTTGGCACCGCCAACCTGCGAGACGCCCTTCTTCAGACCCTCGAAGTCCGGCGAGCACTGGAAATTGAGGCATCAATGCTGGCCGCGCTACGGCGCACCCCCGAAGACCTTGAGATCATCGCGGCCCGACTCGATGAAATGGAGCATGTCCACATCAGCAAGGGAACGTCGGGGCCTGAAGACCTAGCATTTCACCTTGCCATCTACGACGCGACACACAATCCCCTGTTTCGCCAACTGCTCGAACAGATGCGAGAAGCCTTTGAGCGCTTTTGGGACAAGCCGTTCGATCGTCCGGACTTTGCCCGTCGCTCCTTTCCCTTTCACCGCCCCCTCTTCAACGCCATTGCGGCTCAGGACGCAGTGGCGGCCCGGCGTGAAACCACCGAGATTCTCACGGTGGTAGAAGAGGACATCAAGGAAATGTCTAAATGA